The following coding sequences lie in one Arachis stenosperma cultivar V10309 chromosome 5, arast.V10309.gnm1.PFL2, whole genome shotgun sequence genomic window:
- the LOC130981356 gene encoding uncharacterized protein LOC130981356 — MRLLMSSSNQDEGEMKIFANWILDVGNGNIGSVVGDESEVEISDDLLITTTDDPLSHLVDFAYLNLLQNMSDYRYFQSRAILAPTLKSVEKVNNFVLTIFPGMEKEYLSSDTTCQADENEDVKQEWFTPEFLNDIKCSGPLNHKLTLKSGVAIILMRNIDQTSGLCNGTRLIVNKLGSNVIGAMVVTGRNIGDKVYIPRMNLIPSDSGLLFKFQRRQFSLTVCFAMTINMSQGQSLSHVWLYLPKSVFTHRQLYVALSRVKSRSSLRILILNKDGNPKSSTTNVVFKEVFNNI; from the coding sequence ATGAGGCTTCTAATGTCTTCTTCGAATCAAGATGAAGGTGAAATGAAGATATTTGCTAATTGGATACTTGATGTTGGAAATGGAAATATTGGCTCTGTTGTTGGTGATGAATCAGAAGTTGAAATTTCAGATGATCTATTGATTACAACTACTGATGATCCTCTCTCTCATTTGGTAGACTTTGCATATCTAAATTTGTTGCAAAACATGTCAGATTACAGGTATTTTCAGAGTAGAGCAATTCTTGCACCCACACTTAAGAGTGTCGAGAAGGTAAACAATTTTGTCTTGACAATCTTTCCAGGGATGGAAAAGGAGTATTTGAGCTCTGACACAACATGTCAAGCTGATGAAAATGAAGATGTAAAACAAGAGTGGTTCACACCAGAGTTTCTAAATGACATCAAATGTTCGGGACCACTCAATCACAAGTTGACTTTGAAGTCAGGAGTCGCTATAATACTAATGCGAAACATAGACCAGACTTCAGGTTTATGCAACGGGACAAGATTAATAGTTAACAAACTTGGCAGCAACGTAATTGGAGCGATGGTAGTGACTGGTAGAAATATTGGAGATAAAGTGTACATTCcaagaatgaacttgatccctTCAGATTCAGGATTGCTATTTAAGTTCCAACGGAGACAATTTTCATTAACAGTATGCTTTGCAATGACCATTAACATGAGTCAGGGTCAATCATTATCACATGTATGGCTTTATTTGCCAAAATCAGTGTTCACCCATAGACAACTTTATGTTGCTTTGTCAAGAGTTAAGAGTCGCAGTAGCCTCAGGATTTTAATTCTAAACAAAGACGGCAATCCAAAGTCATCAACAACAAATGTCGTGTTCAAAGAggtttttaataatatttag